One window of Klebsiella quasivariicola genomic DNA carries:
- the dxs gene encoding 1-deoxy-D-xylulose-5-phosphate synthase — protein sequence MSFDIAKYPTLALVDSTQELRLLPKESLPKLCDELRRYLLDSVSRSSGHFASGLGTVELTVALHYVYNTPFDRLIWDVGHQAYPHKILTGRRDKIGTIRQKGGLHPFPWRGESEYDVLSVGHSSTSISAGIGVAIAAAKEDKQRRAVCVIGDGAITAGMAFEAMNHAGDIKPDLLVVLNDNEMSISENVGALNNHLAQLLSGKLYSTLREGGKKVFSGVPPIKELLKRTEEHIKGMVVPGTLFEELGFNYIGPVDGHDVLGLVSTLKNMRDLKGPQFLHIMTKKGRGYEPAEKDPITFHAVPKFDHTSGVLPKSSGGLPTYSKIFGDWLCETAAKDSKLMAITPAMREGSGMVEFSKKFPDQYFDVAIAEQHAVTFAAGLAIGDYKPVVAIYSTFLQRAYDQVIHDVAIQKLPVLFAIDRAGIVGADGQTHQGAFDLSFLRCIPDMVVMTPSDENECRQMLYTGYHYSEGPSAVRYPRGSGTGATLEPLASLPIGKGVVKRQGEKIAILNFGTLLPEAAAVADKLNATLVDMRFVKPLDTALILQLAGEHDVLVTLEENAIMGGAGSGVNEVLMAHRRAVPVLNIGLPDYFIPQGTQEEIRADLGLDAAGIEAKILDWLA from the coding sequence ATGAGTTTTGATATTGCCAAATACCCGACCCTGGCGCTGGTAGATTCCACCCAGGAGTTGCGCCTGTTGCCAAAAGAGAGCCTGCCGAAGCTGTGTGATGAGCTGCGGCGCTATCTGCTGGACAGCGTCAGCCGCTCCAGCGGTCACTTTGCCTCTGGCCTCGGCACGGTGGAACTGACCGTGGCGCTGCACTACGTGTATAACACGCCGTTCGATCGCCTGATCTGGGACGTCGGCCATCAGGCCTACCCGCATAAAATTCTGACCGGCCGCCGGGATAAAATCGGCACCATTCGCCAGAAAGGCGGCCTGCACCCCTTCCCGTGGCGCGGTGAAAGCGAGTATGACGTGCTGAGCGTCGGCCACTCCTCCACCTCCATTTCCGCCGGTATCGGGGTGGCTATCGCCGCCGCGAAAGAGGATAAGCAGCGGCGCGCGGTATGCGTGATTGGCGACGGGGCGATCACCGCCGGCATGGCGTTTGAGGCGATGAACCACGCCGGGGACATCAAACCCGACCTGCTGGTGGTGCTGAATGACAATGAAATGTCGATTTCCGAGAACGTTGGCGCGCTGAACAATCATCTGGCGCAGCTGCTCTCCGGTAAGCTCTACTCCACCCTGCGCGAAGGCGGCAAAAAGGTTTTCTCCGGCGTACCGCCGATTAAAGAACTGCTTAAGCGGACCGAAGAACATATCAAAGGCATGGTGGTGCCGGGAACGCTGTTTGAAGAGCTGGGCTTTAACTACATCGGGCCGGTGGATGGCCATGATGTGCTCGGTCTGGTCAGCACCCTGAAGAACATGCGCGACCTGAAAGGCCCGCAGTTCCTGCATATTATGACCAAAAAAGGCCGCGGCTATGAGCCCGCCGAGAAAGACCCCATCACTTTCCATGCGGTGCCGAAGTTCGACCATACCAGCGGCGTGCTGCCCAAAAGCAGCGGCGGTCTCCCCACCTACTCGAAAATCTTCGGCGACTGGCTGTGCGAAACCGCCGCCAAAGACAGCAAGCTGATGGCGATCACCCCGGCGATGCGCGAAGGCTCCGGGATGGTGGAATTTTCGAAAAAATTCCCCGATCAGTACTTTGACGTCGCCATCGCCGAGCAGCATGCGGTCACCTTCGCCGCCGGACTGGCAATTGGCGACTACAAGCCGGTAGTGGCCATCTACTCCACTTTCCTGCAGCGAGCCTACGATCAGGTGATCCACGATGTGGCTATCCAGAAGCTGCCGGTGCTGTTTGCTATCGACCGCGCCGGGATCGTCGGCGCAGACGGCCAGACGCATCAGGGGGCGTTCGATCTCTCCTTCCTGCGCTGTATTCCGGATATGGTGGTGATGACCCCGAGCGATGAAAATGAATGTCGCCAGATGCTGTACACCGGCTACCACTACAGCGAAGGGCCAAGCGCGGTGCGCTATCCGCGCGGCAGCGGCACTGGCGCGACGCTGGAACCGCTGGCGTCGCTGCCGATCGGCAAAGGGGTGGTGAAACGCCAGGGCGAGAAGATAGCGATCCTTAATTTCGGCACCCTGCTGCCGGAGGCCGCGGCGGTGGCGGACAAACTCAACGCGACCCTGGTGGATATGCGCTTTGTGAAGCCGCTGGATACCGCGCTGATCCTGCAGCTCGCCGGTGAGCATGACGTGCTGGTGACGCTGGAAGAGAACGCCATCATGGGCGGTGCCGGCAGCGGCGTGAACGAAGTGCTGATGGCTCATCGCCGGGCGGTACCGGTGCTCAATATTGGCCTGCCGGATTATTTTATTCCTCAGGGCACTCAGGAAGAGATCCGCGCCGATCTCGGCCTCGATGCCGCCGGTATTGAAGCCAAAATCCTCGACTGGCTGGCATAA
- the ispA gene encoding (2E,6E)-farnesyl diphosphate synthase, with product MDFPQQLQACVEQANGALRRFIAPQPFQNTPLVEAMHYGALLGGKRLRPFLVYATGAMFGVSRTTLDAPAAAVECIHAYSLMHDDLPAMDDDDLRRGLPTCHIKFGEANAILAGDALQTLAFSILSDAPMADVSDRDRLAMVSELAQASGVAGMCGGQALDLEAEGQQVDLQALERIHRHKTGALIRAAVRMGALSAGERGRAALPALDRYAENIGLAFQVQDDILDVVGDTATLGKRQGADQQLGKSTYPALLGLEQARKKAHDLIADARRSLDELAAQSLDTSALEALANYIIQRDK from the coding sequence ATGGATTTCCCGCAACAATTGCAGGCCTGTGTGGAACAGGCTAATGGGGCATTGCGCCGTTTTATCGCGCCGCAGCCCTTTCAGAACACTCCGCTGGTGGAAGCGATGCATTATGGCGCACTCTTAGGCGGTAAACGCCTGCGCCCCTTCCTTGTCTATGCCACCGGCGCGATGTTCGGCGTCAGCCGCACCACGCTCGATGCCCCCGCCGCGGCGGTCGAATGTATTCATGCTTATTCCCTGATGCATGATGATTTGCCGGCGATGGATGATGACGATCTGCGTCGCGGACTGCCGACTTGTCATATTAAATTTGGCGAAGCCAACGCAATTCTTGCGGGAGATGCCCTGCAAACGCTGGCGTTCTCTATACTGAGTGATGCGCCGATGGCCGACGTCTCTGATCGGGACCGGCTGGCGATGGTCTCCGAACTGGCGCAGGCCAGCGGCGTGGCGGGTATGTGCGGCGGCCAGGCGCTGGATCTGGAGGCGGAAGGACAGCAGGTGGATCTGCAGGCGCTGGAGCGTATCCATCGCCACAAAACGGGGGCGTTGATCCGCGCCGCCGTCCGGATGGGGGCGCTGAGCGCCGGCGAACGCGGCCGCGCTGCCCTGCCCGCGCTGGATCGCTATGCGGAAAATATCGGTCTTGCCTTCCAGGTCCAGGATGACATTCTCGACGTGGTAGGGGATACTGCGACCCTTGGCAAACGTCAGGGTGCCGACCAGCAATTGGGTAAAAGCACCTATCCCGCCCTCCTGGGTCTTGAGCAAGCCCGGAAGAAAGCGCACGACCTGATCGCTGATGCCCGCCGGTCGTTAGATGAGCTGGCCGCACAATCTCTGGATACTTCGGCACTGGAAGCGCTCGCGAATTACATTATTCAGCGCGATAAATAA
- the xseB gene encoding exodeoxyribonuclease VII small subunit — translation MPKKNEAPASFETALGELEQIVNRLESGDLPLEEALSEFERGVQLARQGQSQLQKAEQRVQILLADSEDSPTTPFTPDAE, via the coding sequence ATGCCAAAGAAAAATGAGGCCCCGGCCAGCTTTGAAACCGCTCTGGGCGAACTGGAGCAGATCGTTAACCGTCTGGAAAGCGGCGATTTGCCGTTAGAGGAAGCGCTAAGCGAATTTGAGCGCGGCGTACAGCTGGCGCGCCAGGGGCAAAGTCAGCTGCAGAAGGCCGAACAGCGCGTGCAGATCCTGCTGGCGGATAGTGAAGATTCCCCGACCACGCCTTTTACGCCGGACGCTGAATAA